The window ttttacgttacctacaagggacgacagatttgggtttattttatactaaccataacaaagaaggtttagttggttttgctgatgcaggttatctgtCCGATCCACATAATGCTAGGTCTTAAACTGGATATGTATTTACGCACGGTGGTACAACAATTtcttggcgttctatgaagcagacTATTGCGGCCACATCATCTAACCATTCAGAGATTTTAGCAATGCATGAAGCTAGTCGAGAGTGCGTACGGTTGAGGTCGATGATTCAACATATTAGGACGGACTGCGGTATGGTCGATGATAAGGAACCAACCGTGATTTATGAAGACAATACGGCTTGCATCGCACAGCTTAAGGAGGCTACattaagggagatcggacgaagcatatattacccaagttcttcttcacacacgaATTACagaaggccggagaagttcaagtggtacaagttcagtcttgcgacaactcagccgatctcttcaccaaatatTTACCGgcatcaacattcaagaagctcacgcatcagattggaatgcggaggcttaaggactttTAGTGATGCTTAGAACAGAGGGAGCAatgcgtgctgtactctttttccttcaccatggttttgtcccactgggttttccttgtaaggttttaatgaggcagcacccccaagcgtaTTGTACTGATCCCTTAGCATCGACACGGTTatgtccaagggggagtgttgtaaaacacttggaatGGACTTCCATGACCGGCCCATTACTTATCCTATTGTGTAAGACCCATTAGCCATGTGTAAGGCTCATTGGCCATAACctatttggtttaggtttaggcTTTGCCTTatactatataatgtacttGTTCTAACCTAAGAGTTTTGAATTTACTAAACTTATGTATGGTACGGTTTCTTGATTGGCATTTGGCGAGAACACTTGTCTCACTCAAACTTGAAatcttttagttataaataCTGATCCAATAAccttagttttataaattttaattttttggattaCCTTTGACACGACTTATTCATGTTGTTGTTAAATTTGTAATCTGAAAATTATCCCCTCAAAtgataacaaatatttataaatagttcatatatatagtaaattaattTGCAAAATAGAGTATATCTCTCAACTTTGAGTCGAATAAAATGACACCAAAAATCATATAAGGgtgtgtattcaacttgacattttaagtgatttgtataaaagttacaaatcctatactattcaatcatggattttaaaaagtctgatgaaatccactgttattcaactgatgatttaaaaatctacttcgaaatccactgttattcaaaacagtttgtggatttggattttaataagttttagggattttggaggattttggaggatttgtttagttaaaaatacagaaatacaaatctcatggttttaggtggaatttgaaagaattttaccataaatcatatcaactccctaaaatctatcaaaattccaaattttctaaatcccatcaaatcctccaaaatcattgtttcaatacactcGCTAAGAGTTAGAATCTAGTGCCATTTGTTCATTACTCCAGaggcaaaattgtaaaaaaaggTACTAGATTCAGaccaggaaaaaaaataaaaagaagaaacaaacttaTACGAAAATAggaataaatttttgaaaataataaatttcgtctttgtctctctcatcaacttttttgtattttcttgtttatgcagGAGGTAAGGAACAGTGGTACAATAGGAGGAAGCAGCCGTCTCTGTAGTCTGTAGTCATTAGACGACAAATAGAGTCTGTCTCTGTACGTACAAAGAGAGCCACGCTTCCCTCTCCCCATTCCCTGCACCTGACCTGACCTCTTTCTCTATAACAATCCCCAAATTCCCAAAATCTCCGAGAAATTTTTCCTGTAAAACCCCAAaactcactttcttcttcttctccttctccttcttctctctctctctcttgttacttTTTCGTTTTGTCCCTTCTGCTctgttcttcctttttctcagAAATCATAAAGgtttcaactttttctttttttcatgtttGAAGAGACGAAGAACAAGTTCAtggattttgggttttttccTAGTGATTTGAGACAGCGAGGTTCGTATTCTGATCTGGGTTTTGGTGGGTTTCCTCTACCGTCTTCTGTTTCCAATGGGTTTCACTTTTCCGGCGACCGTACAGCTCCTTCTCCGATCACAAATCCTTTTCTAAACCTGAACACTATGGCTTCAATGGCGGCGGATACTGATCTGGGTTTGTGTCAAACCCTCGGTAAGCTTAGTATCTCCGATGAAAGGAGCAGTTTTTTAACTCCGGTGTTGAACCAATCCGGTTTTCACGGTTCGAGAAGCAGCTTCCATGGGTGTTCTAAGCTTGACCTGGGTCCTGAGGATTTAGTACAGAGCTTTCATCATGGTGAAGCTTCTTCTATGCGTGGTTATGGTGATTTACACAGGCTGGACCAAGATCTGATGAGAGCTCGTCGTGGAGGTTTTGTGCAGAGCTTTCATGGCGAATCTTCTATGAGTCGTCGTTATGTTGGTGTTGATGATGATCACAAACTCAGATTGCTTGGTTTACAAGAAGCTCATAACCCTAACCCTAGCTTTAACCATCCGAGAGGGTTTACAGAGAACGACATGTCTCTTCGTAACAGAGACTACATGTTTGAGCATTTCAATCAACAAATCCGACGAGACGTTTCTCTGATTCCACAAAAGTCTCGACTAGCTTTTCAAGAAAACGATGTGTTGGACCCATTGATGTGCAGTGGAAACAGGACTGTTCCACCATTTTCAGCCATGGGAGGCTCTAGGGAGCTTGAAGGTATGAAGAACAACACGTCTTTCGAGGAAGAATTACTGGATCTGCCACTAACCCTTGCTTCCATGGTTGATATCTACGGCTCTGTGTACTTAATGGCAAAGGATCAATTGGGTTGTCGATTCTTACAGAAGCTAATCGAAGAAAGAAGATTTCTTGATGTAATGATTATATTCGAGGAAGTGATTAATCATGTCACTGAGCTTGGGATGGATCAGTTTGGTAATTATTTCGTTCAGAAGCTTCTTCAAGTCTGTGATGAAGAACAAAGAACTCAAATCCTCATTAGGTTGACTTCAAAACCTGGACTTCTTGTCAAGATCTCCATCAACAATTATGGGTAAAGCTTCCTTATCCTTTTAACTGTTGAGTAGAACACTTTGGAATATCATAGCATTGTGCATTTAATGTTtcacaatattgttttttataagGACCTGAAAAGTAAGAACTAGAcgtttagcttctttttttctcaaaaacacaAGTAAGGAGAGAGATGAAGTTTTGTTGCATATTTATGGGAGTATGGATGAGATCTTTCTTTGttcgagaaagaagaaaactaagcTATTttaggaaagaaagaaaaaataagatcTTTGAGAAATTTGTCAGCTGCGTTGATAGAGAATAAAGGTGAGTTGTTTTGACTCATTTAGACAAAACTTAGACCTTTGAAAAGAACATTTCAACTTCATGTGGTTAAACCTTTGACTTGACTTGATGGATCAAGTTTTTGGAAATCTCTGGTTTTGCTATATTGTGATTAAAGATGGatgaaggttttttttatttgatgttttcaaAATGGGGCAGGACACGGGTGGTGCAGAAGCTGATTGAGACGGTGAGTACAAAGGAGCAAATCAGTATGCTTAAGTCAGCTCTTAAACCGGGATTTCTCTCTCTGGTTAGAGAAATAAATGGAAACCATGTGATATTAAGTTGCCTGAGGTTCCTTGAGCCTAATGATAAAAAGGTTTGGACATAAACTCTTCTTTAATGAGCTTATGTTGTTGGAAATGTTCTTATATATGTCTTGGCGATATGTAAGTGATAATAATATATTCTCTTGTGCAGTTCATTTTAGAGGCTGCTACCAAGTTCTGCACAGAGATTGCGACTCATCGCCATGGATGCTGTGTGCTTCAACGCTGCATTTCATACTCGGTTGGGGAGCAACATGAGAAGCTCGTTGGTGAAATATCCAGAAACGCTCTTCGCCTTGCTCAAGACCCTTACGGGTAACAATACTTATATATGAATCAGTACATGTAGTTCTGCTAGAAGAATTCCATACTGTTATCATATTATGGTTAACTACAGGTTCGTCTAAAGAACAAATGATAGGCCTTGATTGTTAGTAGTGTTCAATAAACTTGagtattatagatatatatcttACGTTACATAAATTGTTATTAAAATACTTAAACGGAAATGGGCTACATATTGCTAGCTAGAACTTGCATTATTATACTGAATGATGCTCAAATCTTCAACTTTGGAGCTTTAATATTGTGTGTGAAATTTGATGGCAGGAACTATGTGGTGCAATACATAATAGAGAAGAACGTTGGAGGAGTGAATGTAATGTTCGAGTTGAGGGGGAATTACGTGAGATTAGCTACACAGAAGTTTGGTAGCCATGTGGTGGAGAAATGCCTCAGGTATTATCCAGATAGCAGATCTCAGATCGTGCATGAACTCGTCTCTGTTCCAAACTTCGCCCATCTTGTACAAGACCCTTATGCTAATTACGTTATCCAGGCAGCTCTATTCAAAAGCAAGGTCAGTTAACCCTTGTGATCATACCTGATATCAGACTCGAACACATTTAGTAACGGAACTGATTTGGTTGAACAGGGCTTTGTTCGAGCGAGCTTGGTGGAGAAGTTACGAAGATGTGAAAACCTTAAGATGAGTCCATATTGCAAGAGGATATTCTCCAAGAACCTCTGGAAGAAGTGACTTTAGATGTAACCCCTCACACAAGAAaccagttgttgttgttgttgttttgttcaAAGTAGGATTTGACTTGACTTTTTCATCTTCACTAAAAGAAGAGCTCTTTTGTAGTCTCTATCTTTGAACCTTACAAGACGAAGAGCTCCTTTTGTTGTCTCTggcttttgtttggtgtttttaatttcttgatgttgtttgtttttgtagtagtcttgaaagttgaaactgtGACCAGTCGAATGATATGTTCTTAAGTTCTTTACTGGTATAACTTGTTGGTCTTCtgagttaaaaatcaaatctgattttactttcaatatgttttcttctttaacaTAATTAGCATTTCGgattaaaaatacatttcagTTTATGTGAGGTTTAGAGCACTAAAGCATGAATCTTTATGGCCTAATTCATATggttatgaatttatgatatacccaaaaaaatcactaaattaAGTTCTCTGTcgttatatcaacaaaataagaaGCCACTACGATCCAAAACTTGTTCATCAAATAACAACACCTCTTCTCTCCTTACTATACCCGTCTGGCACTCTGAATCTTGTCTCCCTGCGTTTCCTTTTATGTCAAAACAATGCTatgaaacagagcaacaacATTGTTCTACCTTAGGCAAGCACGTGAGGTCTGCGTGCTGATTCCCACGACTGTAGACTGGGCTGTTCAGTGGGCTTTATCTTTTGACCTTCAATTTAAAACACAActattcattctttttttttgctagagcagtaaatatcatattaaatgaaaatgaatcgGATTACAAATTAGTTATCGAACGATTTGGTTCCTtagcaaaaaagagaaaaaacaagaaagcaaaggaATGACAACTGACGgacgtagaagaagaagacaaaagccTTTTACATAATCCAAAGGGACATGAGGGTTCTGAACTTTTTTCTCTGCTTTCGGGCAGTGATGGAGTTGATAATCTCTCGTTCATCCTGCTTGAAAATTTCATGCGAGGATATCACCTGAGAATTGTGGAGCATATTGTTCCTCTGTTTCCAGATCGCATAAACCGTTGCCTGTGCCACAAGCTTCCTCAGAATTGGTAGCGAAGTTCTATTTGGGGTTGACATCCAGAGAATAAGATCATCCCAGGTTTGAAACAGGCGAGGGGGGAGCTTGAGCCTCACAAACACCCTGTCCCATATAGCTCGACTAAATGGACATGATAAAAATAAGTGGTACTGTGTTTCAACTTCTCTGGAGCATATAACACATAGAGGAGAAACCTGCATTCCCCATGAAACTAACCTTGATCTCGTGGGGAGCCTGTCGAGATGGCAAACCCACATAGAAAAAAGCATTTTTCGGGTTAGAGCCCTTAAACCAGATCGAGTTTGCCCAACTCTTGGATTCTTCTCTTTGTCTGATCGAGTGCCAAGTGATCGATGAGGAAAAGCCATTACAAGTCGTGTTTTCTACAACCCAGTCGTAAGAATCTTCAGCTTCTGCAATTAGAGGAAGTGTCACTGTTGTAAGGTACATTTGCAGCTGGAGAGCTTCATTTGATCTTGGTGAAGGAAGCTTCCAAACTGCCCCAAGCGTGGCATCAGCCACAGAGGCTGAAATCGGGATCCTTAGAGACCTAGGGCCATCACTTCCCAGAAACTTGATAAGGGGACCAAACGGAGTCCAGGGATCCCTCCAGAAGCTTGCTTCGGTTCCATTTCCCACAGTGCACCGGAGGAACCTCTCAGCAAGTGGCCTCAACCTTAATAAACTCCTCCAATTCCAAGAATCGTTAGTATTTTCCCGCAAGAGCCAAAAGCTGGAGTGTTGTAGATGGTGATGCTTATGCCAAGCCACCCATAATGAACCACTATTAGAGAATAACAACCAGATGAATTTTAGGCTGAGAGTAGTGTTCCATTCAGAAAAACGTCTGAGACCCAGTCCTCCCTCTTCTTTTGGAAGGCAAACCTTGGACCATGCCCCTTTTGCTTTATGATGGTTTTCGATGCCCCCGTACACAGCTTTTTGGTAGCTTAAAAGTGGAGATCCAGAACACTACTGTTCCAGAGATCACTGATGCAATCAACTGCAATCTGccagcaaaagagagagactttaCAGCCCAGCTCAAGAAACGTCCCCTGATTTTCTCAAGAAGCGGGGCATATtctgatgtttttaactttctGCACATTAGAGGAAGCCCCAAGTATCTAATTGGGAGGCTTGCTCTCGGGAAACCATAGTTTGCAATGGCTAGAGATTCCGTATCATTCACCCCAGCTAGAAATAGCTCTATCTTGTCACGGTTCATGGTAAGACCCGACCAACCCAAAAAATCCTCCAGTGTCTCTGTTATTCCATGGAGCGAAGAATTTCCCCCATCAAAAAATATCATGACATCATCCGCAAACATCAAGTGAGTGATATTCAGACCTGATATTTTAGGATGATAAAATATGTAACCCGAGTTGAACCTTGAAAGCAGTAGCTTTGAGAAGACCTCCATCGCAAGCACAAAAAGGTAGGGGGATAGGGGGTCTCCTTGCCTTAATCCCCTCTGACTTTTGAAAAAACCTCCAGCGGCCCCATTCACAGACACTGAGAATGTGGGGGTGGTGATGCACTCTGTAATCCAAGAGATAAATAACTCTGGGACGTTAAGACCTCGAAGGGATGAGATGATGAAGTCCCATCTGAGGGAGTCAAAAGCTTTACGGAGATCCACCTTTAGCATGCCACTAGGATCAATATTTTTCCTATTGTAACCGTGTACAGTCTCTGTGGCCAGCAAAACATATTCAGAGAGGAGACCCCTGGGATGAATGTTGACTACGATGGTGAGATCACTTCTGGAAGTAGAGATTTCAGTCTATTAGAGAGAAGTTTCGAGATGACCTTATAAAGAGTATTCAGGCAAGAGATAGGTCTAAACTCGGCAGGCTTTGAGGCATTACAGATCTTTGGGATGAGGACGAGAGTAGTGGCATTCCATTGTTTAAGGAGTTTCCGGAAGAGAAAAATTCCTTAATAGCTGCGGTGACCTCCCCACCAACAATACGCCAACAACTTACGTAGGATTCAATCAGATATCCGTCAGGGCCACAAGATTTGTTGCTCGGGAGAGAACAAAAAGCATCTTTGATCTCTTCGGTAGTGAAAGGAGCTATTAGGAGTTGACATTGGGAATCAGAGCAGGTGAAGTCAAGTAGGGAGGTGATGTCCTCTTGGATGAACAAAGGAGGGGAGACATCCTTTCCCAGAAGGTCAAAGAAGTATGAAATGCAAAGATCTTGAATGCCCTGTGGGGACTCGACTCAGACTCCATTTTCATCTTCTAGGAAATGAATTTGATTAATAGCCTTCCTTTGGTTTGCCATTTGGTGGAAATATCTTGAGTTGCAGTCCCCATCTTGCAGCCAAGTAATATGAGATCTTTGCCGGAAGAAACTCTCCTCTCCTTTCGAGAGGATTAACCAAAGTCTTTGAGCCTCTTCCTTCAACTGCGCATTTACAGAGGAAGGAGTAGCTAACATGATCTGCTGGGCAGCTAAAAGCTTGACGTGAGCTTCTTGTACTCTCTTTTCAAGGTCTGAATAGTTGGTCCTACTGAAGTCACGGATCATCTTCTTGAGATACTTTAGCTTTTTAGAGACTCTGAACATATCTGAGCCAATGACATTAAAGGTGAACCAGAAATTGCACACCATGGCAATGAAGTCCAGATTCGCTAGCAGGAAGCTGTAGAGTTTGAAAGGTCTTTTCTGCTTAGTTGAGTTGAGAGACAAGCACACTGAGCCACATGCATGATCAGAGAAATCGGGTTCTCCAAAACACCCAAATGACTGGGGTTAGTGACCCCTCCACTCGTCATTCACCAGGATTCTATCCAGTTTCTTAGCAATAGGATCAGATTTTCTCTTATTCCACCATGTAAAAGTACATCCTCTATAGGTAAGATCCGATAAATTTGCATTTAAGAGACAGTTTCTGAAGTCTGACATACCTCTGTCAACAGTAAAACCATCGGAAGCCGAATGTTCAAATGGGTGAAGAATTTGGTTGAAGTCTCCCATGACTAGCCAAGGCTTGCGCATAACAGCAGGACTCTGAGCTAAATCTTTGATCTCCTCCCAGAGGGAATTTCTCACAAAAGGTTCGTTGGATGCTTAGACAAAAGAAGCCACAAAGGGATGATCAAGAGAAGGAAGCTTTACTTCACATGTAACCATTTGTAAGAACTTGGAAATAATGGATACCTTGACAGACGGGTGCCAGAGAATCCAGATCTTGCCAAGGTCAGAAAACGCATAATTATCATCACAAAACCAGCCAGGCATAATGTCACTGACAAACTTATCTCTCTTAGACCGCTGTACACGAGTTTCTAGCAGGCTACCAAAAAGGGACTTATTTCTTCGAAGCCATTTTTTAAAACCGGTCCGGTGAGAAAGCTTATTAAAGCCTCGGACATTCCGACAAAAAGTTTCTATACACATAAATCTGAGTTGATTTTGAGGCCCGTGCCTCGCTCACGTCTGCGATGTTTTTTAGACACCACTGCCGTGAACCCGTAGTCCTCGTCCACATATCCTCCACCATCGCTAGAGACATAGTCACTAGAATAGGCATCTGAGGAGTCTGGTTCCGCTGCTGAGACCCCTGAGAAGACATCATTACCTTTTGTACCACTCGATTCTCCCACCAAAAGATTCGATGCTGGGACTGATAACATACCAGAGCTCTTCACCTGAGTCACTTTACCAAGAGCTTGAGCTGGAGCCAGTTGTGAACCTGTGGGGATCACTACTGAAGGTTGACTTTGAAACGCTGGTTTTAGTCTATATTGAggctgttttttctttttacttatcCTGGGACAGTTTTGGGTGGAATGGGAGGAGGAGTCGCAGCctgaacaaaaaagagagacttTGGTGCATTTCTTTATGGTGTGACCCATCTCTTTACAGTGTGAACAGATGGGTGGCATCCATGGACTGGAAACTCTGACTCGACGGATCTCCCCACATTGGAATTTGACGTTGACAGCCTCTGGGAGTGGCTTCCTTAGGTCGATAATTGTGAAAACCTTTGCAACCTCCAGATTTGTCTTCTTAACTGGGTCCGGATGCAGCAATTTTGGATCACCTCTCGGTTCATC is drawn from Camelina sativa cultivar DH55 chromosome 8, Cs, whole genome shotgun sequence and contains these coding sequences:
- the LOC104707194 gene encoding pumilio homolog 11-like, yielding MDFGFFPSDLRQRGSYSDLGFGGFPLPSSVSNGFHFSGDRTAPSPITNPFLNLNTMASMAADTDLGLCQTLGKLSISDERSSFLTPVLNQSGFHGSRSSFHGCSKLDLGPEDLVQSFHHGEASSMRGYGDLHRLDQDLMRARRGGFVQSFHGESSMSRRYVGVDDDHKLRLLGLQEAHNPNPSFNHPRGFTENDMSLRNRDYMFEHFNQQIRRDVSLIPQKSRLAFQENDVLDPLMCSGNRTVPPFSAMGGSRELEGMKNNTSFEEELLDLPLTLASMVDIYGSVYLMAKDQLGCRFLQKLIEERRFLDVMIIFEEVINHVTELGMDQFGNYFVQKLLQVCDEEQRTQILIRLTSKPGLLVKISINNYGTRVVQKLIETVSTKEQISMLKSALKPGFLSLVREINGNHVILSCLRFLEPNDKKFILEAATKFCTEIATHRHGCCVLQRCISYSVGEQHEKLVGEISRNALRLAQDPYGNYVVQYIIEKNVGGVNVMFELRGNYVRLATQKFGSHVVEKCLRYYPDSRSQIVHELVSVPNFAHLVQDPYANYVIQAALFKSKGFVRASLVEKLRRCENLKMSPYCKRIFSKNLWKK
- the LOC109125862 gene encoding uncharacterized protein LOC109125862, with the translated sequence MAFPHRSLGTRSDKEKNPRVGQTRSGLRALTRKMLFSMWVCHLDRLPTRSRLVSWGMQVSPLCVICSREVETQYHLFLSCPFSRAIWDRVFVRLKLPPRLFQTWDDLILWMSTPNRTSLPILRKLVAQATVYAIWKQRNNMLHNSQVISSHEIFKQDEREIINSITARKQRKKFRTLMSLWIM
- the LOC104707195 gene encoding uncharacterized protein LOC104707195, with protein sequence MDGNAFLFRIPNVLTINRVINQRLWNFEGQTMFVAKWEPGVVPVKPELSSVPIWLELRDEPRGDPKLLHPDPVKKTNLEVAKVFTIIDLRKPLPEAVNVKFQCGEIRRVRVSSPWMPPICSHCKEMGHTIKKCTKVSLFCSGCDSSSHSTQNCPRISKKKKQPQYRLKPAFQSQPSVVIPTGSQLAPAQALGKVTQVKSSGMLSVPASNLLVGESSGTKGNDVFSGVSAAEPDSSDAYSSDYVSSDGGGYVDEDYGFTAVVSKKHRRRERGTGLKINSDLCV